The Acholeplasma laidlawii PG-8A DNA window TTCTTGATAAAGCTGCTAAAGGTTCACCTTGAGAACCTGTAACTAATATACATGTTTCCTCTAAGGTATATTTTTTTAATTCCTCAGGTCCAACAATTGTACCCTTTTTAGGTTTAATATAACCAGATTGTTGTCCGGCTTCAATGGTTCTTTCCATGGAACGGCCAAATACCGCGATTTTACGACCGGTTAATTCGGCAGCTTCAATGATTTGTTGAATTCTATAAAGGTTAGATGCGAAGGTTGCGATAATAATTCTACCAGGGATTCTAGTAAAGAGTTCATTAATAGAACGTCCTACTTTAGATTCAGATTGAATTAAACCGTCTTGTTCAGCATTTGTAGAGTCTGATACTAAAAGAAGTGTACCTTCTTGGCCTAAATTTGCTAATTTTTCATATTCTGCATGTGGTCCTACTGGTGTGTAGTCGATTTTAAAATCACCTGTATGAAATAATGGTCCCTCAGGCGTTCTAAACACAATACCAAACATATCTGGAATAGAGTGGTTTAATCTAATAAAGGATACAACCACATCTTTAAAGTTATAGGTATAGTAGGATTTATATTCTTCAATTTTAGGTGCACGTAAATCTTTATGTTCACCTAATTTATATTCAATTAAATCAACAGCAATACCAGAAGCATAGATTCTTGGAATCTTTACTTGACGTAATAAATAAGGTATACCACCAATATGATCCTCATGACCATGCGTTATGAATAAACCTACAATACGGTCCTCATTTTCTTTTAAATAAGTATAATCTGGAATCACATAATCAATACCTAGTAGATCATCATCGGGAAAAAGGATCCCTGCGTCCACTACAAAAATTTGATTATTTATTTCATATACATAGGTATTTTTACCTACTTCACCTAATCCACCTAGCGCAAAAACTCCGATTTCGCCGGTTTTCAACAACGTGTTTTTTGACATCTATTTAACCTCGTAACGTAAAATTATGTTAATTACATTATACACTATAATTTCAAAATTATAAAACTTTTGTTTCATGATAAAATAGTTAGTGTAAAGATTGAGGTACTTATGAAGAAATTATTTGTATTTGATTTAGATAATACACTACGATCAACCAATTTAAGAAAAATCTTACCAAATACTAAAAAGCTGATTCAAGAAATATCTGCAAATCCGGATTATGTGCTTGCACTTGCAACCGGTAGAGGATTAGCAAAATTAGATGTCCTAGAAGATATGGACTCATTTTTTAAATATAAAATCTTAGTCAATGGTGCCATTACCTTAGAAGATAATCTCATCTTAAATGAAAATCATATTAAAAAAGAAGTTGTTGAAGATATCATAAATGCAGCTAATCAAAGAAATATTGCAGTAGGCTTAGTTGGCATGAAGGATGAGGTCGTCACTTTTATAGATAAAGAAGTAGAAAAAGCATTTGATAATTTTGTCGACAAAAAACCAAAAGCACAACCCACATTTTATCTAGAACAACATGTATATCAAATGTGGGTCTTTCATAAAGATGAAAAGATGCTTGAAAAAGAAATTAGGCAACACCAAGATTTAGAAATATATCATTGGCATGATGGTGGTTTTGATATTGTACCTAAAGGGATATCTAAAGCATCAGCACTTAAAGAACTGATGAAGAAATATCCGGATTATCAAGTGATTGCTGTAGGCGATGGACATAATGATCTAGATATGATACGATTAGCTGATGTCGGTATCATCATGAAAATTTCACGTGGGATTAAAGATGCACAAGGAAGTTTTCAATATGTAGCACCTCATGTAGATCATGATGCGCTCTATGATTTTTTAAAAACACAACACATCATATAAGGAGTTAACAAAATGTATAAGACATATGTATTAGAAAATGATTATTTAAAAGTAGAAGCAATTGATTATGCTGCAAGCATCTATCAAATATATCTAAAAGACAATGGTACGCTAAAACCATTACTTGCAACACCTAAAACAAAAGATTTATTTATTGAAAATACACTTAATTATGGACGTACTGTTGGTCGTACAGCAGGTAGGTTATATCCTACTGAAGATACAATAAAGTATGTAGACTTTAAAGGTGAACCAAGCTATATGCATGGTGGTCCAAATAGATTTGGTACAAAGACTTTTAAGGTTAGAAAACACACAAGTGATTCCATAGAATTTGAATTAAATGTCAAAGACATGTCAGATGGTTACCTGGGTAACTTAAATGTTTTAATAACTTATAGAATATTCCAAGGTAGTTTGGTTGTTTGGCATCAAGCTAAATCTGATAAAGACACTTTACTTAACTTAACTTTCCACCCATATTTTAATTTAGAACAGTCAAATCATATAAGAAATCATGAATTAAAAATTGAATCTTCAACATACCTTTCCCAAAATGAACATAAGATCTTTGCTTATGAAAATGATGTAGAAGGTACACATAGAGATTTTAGAACCTTTAAACCTTTAATCATTAACGAACATAATGCCTTAGACGATATTTACTTACTACCTAAAGATAGATATACTGCAACCCTAAGAACCAAGGATATCCAAATGCAAGTATATACAAACTATCCAGCACTTGTTGTTTATACTCAAAAAAAAGTCAATAACACTGATTTAGTCAATGCTAAAAAAGATGAACTTTATACAGGTGTAGCAATTGAATGTCAAAAGAGCCAAAAAGATTTAAATGTGCTTAAACATGATCGTGTATATGATCACTATATCATGTATAGTTTTAATAAAATATAAACCTATAAAGACCAGTTGATGACTGGTCTTTATGCTTAAAATTCACATATAATGCCTTATGAAAACCATGTTATAATAATAAGTAATATAAATAAAAAGTAGGTAATCACCATGTTATTTGATGCACATGCAGATATTTTAACAGATATCTATGAACAACTAAAAATAGGTAATAAAGACCCATTTACAACAAGACATTTAAATCATTATAAAAATAGTGGTATCACACACAGTATTTTTGTAAATTGGACTGATCCAGATAAAGGCACTAGAACAGATTTTTATAACTGCTTTGATGTAGCTATAAACTACATCAAGGGAAAATCGAACCTTTTTAAAATATGCTATAACACAAAAGATGTAAAAGAAGCAGTTAGTTTAAATAAACTTGGTGTATTTTTAGGTGTAGAGGGTATCAAATATTTAGATAAACCAGAAGACATAGAACTACTCTATGAAAAAGGGGTTCGTCATGCATCACTAACATGGAATGAAGTCAATGATTATGCAACAGGTTTATCCAGTGTAGAAACAGGGATTACACCTAAAGGAAAAGAAGCTATTAAAAAAATGATGGAACTAGGTATGTTAATTGATCTTAGCCATGCCAATGAAAAAACATTTAAAGATGTTTTTGATTTAGCAACTAAACCACTTGTTGTAACACACGGTAATGCAAAAGCGCTTTGTAATCATAAAAGAAACTACACAGATGAACAACTTCAAATGATTAAAGATAAAAATGGAGTCATTGGTGTATGTGCTGTACCTAATTTCATATCGGGAGAAAAGACAAATCAAAATGTTTCCTATTTAGCGAAACATATTGACTACATTGTAAAACTTATAGGTATTGATCATGTAGGCATTGGACTTGATGTATGTTACTACTTATATGAAGATGTTACAAGTACACATGTAGAAGGGCTTCAAACAATTAAAGATGCTAAAAATTTACTGAATGAACTCATCAAATTAGGCTATTCTAAAGAGGATATTGAAAAGATATCCTATAAAAACTTTCATAGAGTTTTAGATGAAGTATTAAAATAGAACACCTGATTTTATGTAAAAAATTTAGGCACATAGAGTAAGCATCAATTGATACATTTATAAAGGAATAAGTATATTGTTTCATCAATTAAAGGTTTGATTACAATATCTACCAATAAATATAACTTGTTGTACGTTTCTTTCATTATTTAAAATTTTGTTACCAGTTAAACTTAAAGATTACCTTATATAATACACTTCTAATTTAGAGACTCCAAAACAGGATTGAATTGGTCTGATAAAACGAACTATTCATTAAATATATGTGTATGAAGAAAATTTTTTGTTATTAATGCCACACCAGTAATAATTTATTTAAAACCCATACAAAGGCAAAAAAACACAAAAATAATATTTTTACTTTACAAAAGGCAAAAAGATAATGCTACTAAGTATGTTCAAGTTACCTTAAGTATGCCTACAAATAGTACTAGACAAACAGATAACTTACTTGTAGTGAAAGATAATTATGAAAGAATCATCGTAACCTATGATTATAAGGATGTTGGTGTAATTGATGGTATAAAGATTGTTCATTTAACCACATTTTTAGATGGTTCGTTCGAATGAAATATAAATTAAATAGACAGCTATTATATTAAAAGATCTCAAATGGAAATCTAATAGATTTTATAAGCCGGCAAGAGGTAGATAAAACCGCTTTTCGTTGCTATGAAGGAATCCTTGTTTATACTGAGCGATATCATTCACAATTAAGTACATAAAATATTTCCAATATGATTTTAAACTACAGAAAGAAAGGAAGTTATACTCTAACTATGATTATTGTTTTGAGTATATAAATACAACATGCCAAAACTTATAGGTATTACACCAAGACTTCTCACAGAGTCTGGTGTTGAAAAACAATTTATAAATACTAGATATATTAAACATCTTACCCAAAGAGGATTTAATACGATCCAAATCAACTTAGATAATCCAAATAATGATGCTATCTTTGACATGTGTGATGCATTTTTAATCACAGGTGGTACAGATGTAGACCCTATTCATTTTAATGAAACAAATGAAGGATTATCTAAAAATGTAGATAGTAGACTAGATTTAATCGATCAACAGATTACAGAGTATGCGATAAAATCAAAAAAACCACTTTTAGGTATTTGTCGAGGTCTTCAAACAATTAATGTGTTTGCAGGTGGCTCTTTACACCAAGATTTAAAAGATTTAAATGCTACACATAACAGTGTAAAAAGTGATCATGAAGTGACTATTAAACATCATCCGTTATTTGGTTTTGAAGGCGTAATTAAGGTAAATAGTTATCATCATCAAGCCATTAAGGATGTAGCACCTTCATTTGATGTTATAGGAAGACATATCGATGGAACCATTGAAATGATTGTACACAAAACATTACCGATATTTGCAGTACAGTGGCATCCTGAAATAGATGCCCAACTACCTTTTTCTAAAGTAATATTTGATACTTTTGAAAGATTGGTAAAAAAATAATAAAGCATGTGTAATTCAACAAATGGATATTGTTTTACATAATAGATTAACCATGGTGTAAGACAAAACTTGATTTTATAACTACACTACCACCTTTCAAATTTCATATGTTTTAATATATAAAAACCATGTCCAAACCTAAAGTTTTAGTTATATTGAATAAGATGATAACTTTGGTACTCATTTAGTGAAAGATTTACGTGTTATTAGAACCGAAATTCAAGTTCTCTTGATTGATTTACAGTGGATGTTAAAGTTATTATTGGAAGTCTTGCATTTAGTAGAATACCAACACTAGAAACTATATATGACTGATTAAATAGAATTTGTAGGTGAATATATATTTGACCAATCAAATAATGTAACTATCTATATAAAGGGCCAAAATCTTATTGGTTACGATCCTAAATGGAATGATAACCGTAATCAACTAGAGCACGAAAGAAATATAATATATCAATCATAAATAAAAGACCACTTGATTTTGTTAAATGTGATTTAACAATGCACTCAAGTGGTCTTTTATTATTTAAGTTTTGATAATTTCTTTATAACCATATCTATAATTTGTTCAGGGATATATAAAGATATATCCGCATCATGATATACAAGTTCTTTAATACTAGAACTAGAGACAAAATGATTTCTAGAAGAAGGGAATAATACGACTGTTTCTACATTTGGATTTAAGTTCTTATTAAACTGGTATAACATATACTCGTTTTCATAATCGGCAATATTTCTAAGTCCTCTAAAGAGTACCTTAATACTATGCTTATCAGCATATCTTACGACCAAATCAGATGTATAGCTAATTAATATGTTGGGAATGTGAGCAGTAGATTTTTTTATCATTTCTACACGTTCTTCAGCTGTAAAAGAAAACTTCTTTTTAGGGTTATCTGCAATAACGATGTGTAACACATCTACCAGTTCAGATGCACGCTCAATAACATCTAAATGCCCTAGTGTAAGTGGGTCAAATGAACCTGGATATAGTCCTTTTTTCATAACGGTGTTTTTAGACATTTAACTCGAATTTATTGGAGTAAATATCTTGTCCTTTCAATTTCTTTTCCTATATAGATATTTTTTGCAGCATATCTATTAATATTTTAACACATTTGTGTTTTTATCTTGTTATTTAGTTGTATAAATGCTATAATTTTTTATAGAAGATGAGTGGGGCTGTATTAGTTCTCACTTCTTTTTTGAAGAGGTAATGTATATGAATATTAATGTAATTAAAGAAAAAGTAAAATCCATACTAGATCCAAAAGATATCATAGTTTATGATATATTTGAAGAAAAAATGGGTAAGGAAAAAATTCTTACGATTTTACTTGATGCAACACTTGATCATGAGCATTTAGAAAAAGTGCATATGGAAGTTCTAGATTATATAAATGATGATTTAGATGATGACTATTATTTACAAATGTCAACTGTTGGTATTGAAAAAGAACTAAGGAATTTAGAAGAAGTTCAAAGACATGTTGGCGGGTATGTATATTTAGAAAGTGATGCATACACAGGTAATGCTACTTTAAATGACGTGATTGATAATGAACTACACATTAGTTTTTTCATTAAAGGGCGTCCAAAAAAACTACAAATTAAATATGAAAACATAAGATTTATCCGCCAAGCGGTTAAATTTTAAAAGGAGAGAATAAAAATGATCAGTAAAGCATTTTTCCAAAATATTGAAGAAGTCGCTGAAGATAACGACTTAAATAAAGAACAAGTATTCCATGCTTTTGAGCAAGGATTAATTGCTGCATGTAAAAAGCAATTAGGTGTACAAACATGC harbors:
- a CDS encoding ribonuclease J → MSKNTLLKTGEIGVFALGGLGEVGKNTYVYEINNQIFVVDAGILFPDDDLLGIDYVIPDYTYLKENEDRIVGLFITHGHEDHIGGIPYLLRQVKIPRIYASGIAVDLIEYKLGEHKDLRAPKIEEYKSYYTYNFKDVVVSFIRLNHSIPDMFGIVFRTPEGPLFHTGDFKIDYTPVGPHAEYEKLANLGQEGTLLLVSDSTNAEQDGLIQSESKVGRSINELFTRIPGRIIIATFASNLYRIQQIIEAAELTGRKIAVFGRSMERTIEAGQQSGYIKPKKGTIVGPEELKKYTLEETCILVTGSQGEPLAALSRIANGSHRQIKTVKGDTVIFSSSPIPGNQDPINKTINLLFRNDVNVITHGPITDTHTSGHGSGPDLKLMLTLVKPKHFIPMHGEHRMLKRHKQLAVECGVDPNNILIMDNGDVAALNKESIRYAGKVQAGDIYIDGTGIGNIGSNVLRERKILSEEGLFSVILSIDLETKTLINEPTVISRGFIYMKGNEELTSSLASMVKHITLRELPKKSYNELNLKQMIIDQLSDKIYDITLRKPMILPIIMNI
- a CDS encoding HAD family hydrolase, whose protein sequence is MKKLFVFDLDNTLRSTNLRKILPNTKKLIQEISANPDYVLALATGRGLAKLDVLEDMDSFFKYKILVNGAITLEDNLILNENHIKKEVVEDIINAANQRNIAVGLVGMKDEVVTFIDKEVEKAFDNFVDKKPKAQPTFYLEQHVYQMWVFHKDEKMLEKEIRQHQDLEIYHWHDGGFDIVPKGISKASALKELMKKYPDYQVIAVGDGHNDLDMIRLADVGIIMKISRGIKDAQGSFQYVAPHVDHDALYDFLKTQHII
- a CDS encoding aldose 1-epimerase → MYKTYVLENDYLKVEAIDYAASIYQIYLKDNGTLKPLLATPKTKDLFIENTLNYGRTVGRTAGRLYPTEDTIKYVDFKGEPSYMHGGPNRFGTKTFKVRKHTSDSIEFELNVKDMSDGYLGNLNVLITYRIFQGSLVVWHQAKSDKDTLLNLTFHPYFNLEQSNHIRNHELKIESSTYLSQNEHKIFAYENDVEGTHRDFRTFKPLIINEHNALDDIYLLPKDRYTATLRTKDIQMQVYTNYPALVVYTQKKVNNTDLVNAKKDELYTGVAIECQKSQKDLNVLKHDRVYDHYIMYSFNKI
- a CDS encoding dipeptidase, producing the protein MLFDAHADILTDIYEQLKIGNKDPFTTRHLNHYKNSGITHSIFVNWTDPDKGTRTDFYNCFDVAINYIKGKSNLFKICYNTKDVKEAVSLNKLGVFLGVEGIKYLDKPEDIELLYEKGVRHASLTWNEVNDYATGLSSVETGITPKGKEAIKKMMELGMLIDLSHANEKTFKDVFDLATKPLVVTHGNAKALCNHKRNYTDEQLQMIKDKNGVIGVCAVPNFISGEKTNQNVSYLAKHIDYIVKLIGIDHVGIGLDVCYYLYEDVTSTHVEGLQTIKDAKNLLNELIKLGYSKEDIEKISYKNFHRVLDEVLK
- a CDS encoding gamma-glutamyl-gamma-aminobutyrate hydrolase family protein codes for the protein MPKLIGITPRLLTESGVEKQFINTRYIKHLTQRGFNTIQINLDNPNNDAIFDMCDAFLITGGTDVDPIHFNETNEGLSKNVDSRLDLIDQQITEYAIKSKKPLLGICRGLQTINVFAGGSLHQDLKDLNATHNSVKSDHEVTIKHHPLFGFEGVIKVNSYHHQAIKDVAPSFDVIGRHIDGTIEMIVHKTLPIFAVQWHPEIDAQLPFSKVIFDTFERLVKK
- the coaD gene encoding pantetheine-phosphate adenylyltransferase translates to MKKGLYPGSFDPLTLGHLDVIERASELVDVLHIVIADNPKKKFSFTAEERVEMIKKSTAHIPNILISYTSDLVVRYADKHSIKVLFRGLRNIADYENEYMLYQFNKNLNPNVETVVLFPSSRNHFVSSSSIKELVYHDADISLYIPEQIIDMVIKKLSKLK
- a CDS encoding ribosome assembly cofactor RimP, which gives rise to MNINVIKEKVKSILDPKDIIVYDIFEEKMGKEKILTILLDATLDHEHLEKVHMEVLDYINDDLDDDYYLQMSTVGIEKELRNLEEVQRHVGGYVYLESDAYTGNATLNDVIDNELHISFFIKGRPKKLQIKYENIRFIRQAVKF